In Pseudomonas grandcourensis, the DNA window CGGCACGTCGAGGTAATGCTCGTCACCGCCCAGCATATTGGCCGCGGCGATCCGCGCCTGTTGTTGGGCCAGTCGCCAGTGTTCGATGCGCAGGTATTGGTTGTTCAGTGGGAACGTTGCGATATCGCCAGCCGCCCAGAGGCCGTTGGCCACGCGCATTGCGCCATCGACACGCAGCGAGCGGTCCTGCTCCTTCGGCAACCCGGTAAAGGCGGTAGTGGCTGGGGTGACGCCGATGCCGACCAGCACCAGATCGGCCGCCAAGCGCTGGCCGTTGTCCAGGCGCACGGCCTCGACCTTGTCCGTCCCTTCGATCCGTACCGCATTGCCCTGGGTATGAAACACGACGCCATTGGCTTCATGCCGCGCGCGAATGGCTTTGCCGACCGTGTCACCGAACTGTTTGGCAAACGGCACTTCGTGGCGGGCCAGCACGGTCACGTGCAGGCCAAGCTGACGCAGGGACGAGGCGGACTCCATGGCAATGAAACTGTCACCGATGATCACCACCCGCTGGCCGGCGCTGGCGCTGTCCAGAATCTGCTGCGCATGGGCTTTGGAGCGCAGGACGAACACTTGCGGCAGGTCGGCGCCGGGCAGCGTCGGCGGGTTGGGCGCGCCGCCGGTGGCCAGCAGCGCGGCGTCGTATGTCAGTGATTGGCCGTCAGTCAGCCGCAGCGTCCGGTTTGGCGCATCCAGGCTTGCCACTTCGCCTCGCAGGCGCTCGATTCGCTGCTCGCGGTAAAAATCCTCGTCGCGCAGCGGCGGGACTTCGTCCAGCGGCATCTCCCCGGCGATCACGTATTTGCTCAGCGCTGTGCGGTCGTATCCGGCATCGGCTTCACGGTCGATCAACAGCAACCGGCCGCCGAAACCTTTCTCGCGCAAACACGCAGCCGCCGCCGTGCCTGCCGCGCCAGCGCCGACAATGATGAAAGTTCGTGGGTCGTCGGTCGGTGGCGGGTGGGCCCCCGGCATCGGCTGGTCGCCGACCCAGATGTCGCCGTCACGGACTTCGAGGGGATAGCGCTTGAGGCTGTCCAGGGCTGGCGGTTCACACAGCCCGCCATCCTCGATCCGAAACTGCGCCTTGTGCCACGGACAGGTCAGGCGCCCGTGGCATATCGCGCCGTCCGCCAGCGGGGCGCCGGCGTGCGGGCATTCGGCCTGATAAGCGCGCAGTTGTTCACCGGCCCGCAACAGCAGAATCTTGCTGTCCTGGACCTGCACTTCCAGACCCCGGTCTTCGGGCACATTGGCGACACGCGCAACGCGATGCAGAGTCATGATCGCTCTCCAGACAGACGTTTCACTTATGAGTCTGGTACTTATCGCGAGGTTCAGCCAATTGCCCCTGCCAC includes these proteins:
- a CDS encoding FAD-dependent oxidoreductase, which codes for MTLHRVARVANVPEDRGLEVQVQDSKILLLRAGEQLRAYQAECPHAGAPLADGAICHGRLTCPWHKAQFRIEDGGLCEPPALDSLKRYPLEVRDGDIWVGDQPMPGAHPPPTDDPRTFIIVGAGAAGTAAAACLREKGFGGRLLLIDREADAGYDRTALSKYVIAGEMPLDEVPPLRDEDFYREQRIERLRGEVASLDAPNRTLRLTDGQSLTYDAALLATGGAPNPPTLPGADLPQVFVLRSKAHAQQILDSASAGQRVVIIGDSFIAMESASSLRQLGLHVTVLARHEVPFAKQFGDTVGKAIRARHEANGVVFHTQGNAVRIEGTDKVEAVRLDNGQRLAADLVLVGIGVTPATTAFTGLPKEQDRSLRVDGAMRVANGLWAAGDIATFPLNNQYLRIEHWRLAQQQARIAAANMLGGDEHYLDVPYFWTWHFGKTYDYLGHAEAWDEVEFKGDPYDPPFIGLFGKNGVVSAAVACEMDRAMAMLAERMKQPLPWEEAWRLIRDVP